A region of the Methanobrevibacter sp. genome:
CCAGAAGTATTGAAACCTCTTGGAATCAACCAACCTGCTTTGGCTTTCGGTTTGGGTATTGAAAGATTGGCTATGATAAGATATGATGTGGAAGATATTCGTATGCTTTATAAAAGCGATATCAAATGGCTTCGCGAGTTGCCTGTTGATAATGGAGTCGAATTATAATGTCAATTAAGCTTGTTTCTTGGAATGTAAACGGCATAAGGGCAGTTTCAAAAAAGGATGAATTTTGGGATTGGTTCGAAAATACTGATGCTGACATTATCAACTTTCAGGAAGTAAGGGCCGATAAGGATAAGATACCAAAGAAATTAGCTGATGTTGACGGTTTTTGTCAATTTTTCAATGAAGCTGAAAAGAAAGGATATAGTGGTGTAGGAACTTACTCTAAAATAGAGCCTGTTGATGTTTCCAAAGGCCTTGGAGTTGAAGGCCTTGATGGGGAAGGAAGGGTCTTAAAAATCACATATCCTGATTTTATTTTATACAACATATATTTCCCGAATAGTGGAATGAATGCAAAAAGACTTGATTTTAAGGTTGATTTCTGCAATGCTTTATTGAGTCAGTTGGTGGAGCTTAAAAATCAAGGCAAAAATTTGGTAATTACTGGAGATTATAATATTGCTCACAATCCGATAGATGTTTATAATCCTAAGAATTGTGAAGGAAAATCAGGTTATCTGCCGGAAGAGAGGGCATGGCTTGATGAGCTTGAAAATGAGGGTTTTGTTGATACATTCAGAATGTTTGATGAAGGCGAGAATAACTTTACATGGTGGAGTTATAGGACCCGTGCACGTGAAAGAAATGCCGGTTGGAGACTGGATTACTTTTATGTGAATGAAGAGATGAAAGATAATGTAAAAGCAGCTGAAATTTTATCTGACATTTATGGCTCTGATCACTGTCCTGTAACTTTAGAGCTAGAATTTTAAAAAAATAGTTATTTTGGTGATTATAAAATAGTATTAATATCACCAATATCTTCAATAATGGTAATGTCCAATTTTTCTTTTTTTATGTATTCTCGGTCCTCTTCAGTAACATCGGAATTAACTAAAATTGCACTTAATCCGGCATTGACTGCACCTAATGCATCAGCTTTAAATTTATTTCCAACCATTACCGATTTTTCAGGATTTCCGTTCATTTTCCTTAGCGCAACATCATAAATCAGTTTTTCGGGTTTTTCTCGGCCTACTTCTTCAGATGTTATGACTGCATCGAAAAATGAGTTGATGTTAAGTCTTATAAGTTTTTCCCATTGTTTTATTGTGATTCCATTTGAAATAACGGCTAAGCGATATCCTTGGCTTTTAAGGTAAATTAATGTGTCAAGTGTTTCCGGAAACGGCCTTAAGAGAGCCATTTTGACGTTGTGGTATGTTGTCATTCCAAGCGCTACGAGCATAGGATCTTCATGGCCTAAAACAACCTGTGTCAATACATTGAAGTGTTTGCCGTAATTGGATCCTTTTTCACGAATTATTGTTTTTAAAACACCGTATGCTTCATCCTTATCTAATGGCAGGCCATTATCAACCATTATTCCAATTGCCGCTTTTCTGGCGGTTTCGGCAAAATTGCTGGTGTCAAGCAATGTGCCATCTATATCGAAAAAAACAACACGGTCATCATTGTTCATCATATAAATCTTATTATAATCTTATAGTTATTTAAATTTTTTTAGAAAAATGCATCTAGACTTTGCTGAACTTCTCCACGTGCCATGTCCTGGAGGTCTTTTTTGGAATATCCAAATGCATTCATGATCCTTTCAACGGCAGGAATCAATTGATTGTTGATGTAATAATCCTTGTCATATGCATATCCATCACTATACTCGTAAGGAACCGCTCTTTGGCTAATTGAACCTTTTCCCTTAACGATAATGTACTGGATGATGGTGCCCCTTGTCACTTTAATGCCATGGTCCTCAATTTTTTTTGCAGCAACGACATGTGGGCCGACCTGTTTGTATTGGTCAAGCGGCTTGGTGATTTGTGTGTGGATAATCAGTTCCTTATTGTCAACTTCTCCATTTTTAATCCTTTTTAAAACTTTCTTTATGGCTTTGATAGCTTTATCAGAATCCCCTTCTTTTAAAATAGCCATTAAAATTTCTTCTTGTGTTTTTTTAACAATTGGAGCCCAGTCTCTTCTAACCAATTCCAATCCTTTTGCAATTATTTCTCCATCTTCAATAACTGCATATCTTTTTTTGCTTACAAAAAATCCTCTTCTGTAAAATCCCTCATATTCCAGTTCCATACTTTCCGGAAGGGTTGAGTTAAGGTAAGTAATAAATTTTTGAGCTTGTGCTTTAATTTCAGCTTCAAGTTCTAATTGTTCTGGGCTTTCTTGCATTTTCACACCTTGTTCATATATTATTTTTATGGCTTTATATCTTTTTTCTTAATCAAAGTCAATTTTATTGTCTGGATAGTGTATTATTCACTTATTAAACTTCAAATATTACTTTTCAAATGCTCTAGGACATTTTATATATTGTATTCAAAGTATAGTATGTATGGAGTTGATAACATGGAAAAACAAAGATTGATATCAAGTTATGATGAGGTAAACGATACATTTGTAGGTAAAATTGATGGGCAAAACGGATATTGTGCTGATTACAGCATTTCAGAAGGGATTTTTTTAAGCATAGACAAAAACAATATTCCGACTTCCGTTTTAGTCAACAATGCTTCAAAAGTGTTCAACATCTCTAAAAAAGTTTTGGAAAATTCCAATGTTGAAATTGACATTAATTGTGACAAAATCTGCCTATATTTCACAATGTTCATTGAAAATCTGCAGATTTGTTCTATTAGATGTAAAAACAAATATGGAATTCCAAATATCAGTTTTAAAATAGATAGTAACTATTAGTTACTTTCTATTTGACTAACTTTAAATAAGATTAATAATAAAATGTGAAGTGTCCTAATATAAAAATAGGGGATGATGTTTTGACCAATCGAGATGTTAATGTTAAACCGGGAGATGAGATTGTTATTGTCTTGCCGGAAAGTGCAATGGAAGATGATGAAATAGAAATAAATCTTGATGAATTAGGTATTGACTTAGAATCACTGGGTGAAGAGGTTAATATTGTCATTCAAATTGAAGGTGAAGATATCGACGATGATTTTATATTGGATGAGGAAGAAGAGATTGCAGAACCAAATGAATGGTATTTTAATGATGATCCGTATAAAATTGTCTATTATGAGTTTCCAGATTTTGATTAGGTGTGTTTATGGAAAAGATTCCTTATTATGTTTTTGATGAAGACGAACAGTCTCGCCCCATGGGCATGGATGGTGAAGCTTACATTGATGATGAAGAATTGAGGGTATTGTTGATAGATTTGCTGGGCGAAGATGTTAGCGAAGATGAAATTCAGAAAATTTTAAAGGCGGCTTCTGATGAAGATATTTCTGAGGAAGATTTTGATAAGTTGGTTGATGATTTTATTTTGAAAAATAAATCCTGATTTTCCCTAATTTTTAGCTAAAAATAAAACATTTATATATAATGATAAAGTAATATTTTATTATCATTATTCTTTAAGGCTCTTTTTTGCTCTCAAAAATTAAGCTATTTATTATCTTGCATATAGTTTTAATTGAAAAGAGGCTTATTGACTGCGATTATTATATTATTAATTTATATTTATTAGGTGAAATAATGGCAATTTCTCAAGGAAAATCAACTAGAAGTCCATCCGGTGCAAGAAATGTTGCAAACCGTGGAAAAAGAAAATCTGAATTAGGCAGAGACCCTGCTGAAACCAGATTAGACGAAAAAAAATTAAGGAAAATCAGAACCCGTGGCGGAAATGAAAAGCTCAGATTAGCTTCTGGTGATAAAATCAACGTCACTGATGCTAACGGTAAAACCCAAGTTTTAGACATTCTTGGAGTAATTGAAAACACCGCAAACCCTAACTACGTAAGAAGGAACATCATTACTAAAGGGGCTATTGTGGAAACTCCTGAAGGTAATGCCAAAGTGACCTCCAGACCAGGTCAAGACGGTGTTATTAACGGAATTTTAATTTAAAGATTTTCATCTTTAAACTCTCTTTTTTTTTAAATTTTTTAGTATTACTTAATAATTATATACTTGTTTTAACATAGATATTATATTGATAATTTGTTTAGGAGATATAATGTCAGACGATAAAATTAGTATGAATCATGGTGCTGGTGGTGAAGTGATGGCTAATTTGATTGCTAGCACTGTTTTAGATAATATCACTAAAAAGAGCGTAAATGGTGGTATTAGTTTGGATGCATTGGATGATGGAGCATCTATTCCAATCGATGATTGGGAAATTGTTGTAACAACTGACGGCCATACTATTGATCCGTTATTTTTCCCTGGGGGAGACATTGGCAGAATTTCTGCAGCAGGAACCATTAATGATGTTTCTGTAATGGGTGCACGTCCATTGGCTATTTCTAATGCGATAATCATGCAGGAAGGATTTC
Encoded here:
- a CDS encoding exodeoxyribonuclease III codes for the protein MSIKLVSWNVNGIRAVSKKDEFWDWFENTDADIINFQEVRADKDKIPKKLADVDGFCQFFNEAEKKGYSGVGTYSKIEPVDVSKGLGVEGLDGEGRVLKITYPDFILYNIYFPNSGMNAKRLDFKVDFCNALLSQLVELKNQGKNLVITGDYNIAHNPIDVYNPKNCEGKSGYLPEERAWLDELENEGFVDTFRMFDEGENNFTWWSYRTRARERNAGWRLDYFYVNEEMKDNVKAAEILSDIYGSDHCPVTLELEF
- a CDS encoding TIGR02253 family HAD-type hydrolase, with amino-acid sequence MMNNDDRVVFFDIDGTLLDTSNFAETARKAAIGIMVDNGLPLDKDEAYGVLKTIIREKGSNYGKHFNVLTQVVLGHEDPMLVALGMTTYHNVKMALLRPFPETLDTLIYLKSQGYRLAVISNGITIKQWEKLIRLNINSFFDAVITSEEVGREKPEKLIYDVALRKMNGNPEKSVMVGNKFKADALGAVNAGLSAILVNSDVTEEDREYIKKEKLDITIIEDIGDINTIL
- a CDS encoding DNA polymerase domain-containing protein: MQESPEQLELEAEIKAQAQKFITYLNSTLPESMELEYEGFYRRGFFVSKKRYAVIEDGEIIAKGLELVRRDWAPIVKKTQEEILMAILKEGDSDKAIKAIKKVLKRIKNGEVDNKELIIHTQITKPLDQYKQVGPHVVAAKKIEDHGIKVTRGTIIQYIIVKGKGSISQRAVPYEYSDGYAYDKDYYINNQLIPAVERIMNAFGYSKKDLQDMARGEVQQSLDAFF
- a CDS encoding 30S ribosomal protein S8e; its protein translation is MAISQGKSTRSPSGARNVANRGKRKSELGRDPAETRLDEKKLRKIRTRGGNEKLRLASGDKINVTDANGKTQVLDILGVIENTANPNYVRRNIITKGAIVETPEGNAKVTSRPGQDGVINGILI